GGGATGGCGACGCCATTATCGTACATCTCAATAGTAGCGGTAACGAATTGCTTGCCAGCAGCTTCTTCGGTGGCACCGACAACGAAAATTCTGGATTTATCCTTCGCAGTCCAAGTAACTACATTTACATTGGTGGTTATACCAAGAGCCCGGACTTGCCAGTTACTGCCGGTGCGTTCGATACATCCTTTACTCCCATCACTAACTGCTATCTGGCAAAGTTCGATGCTTCGATTTCGAGTCTATTGGCTTGTACTTTTATCGGCGATTCTGGAGGTCAACTGCTCTTTCACGCCGAGTTGTCCCGTGATGGCTCGATTCTCGCTGCCGGAACGACGACCTGTGCGGCTTTTCCCACAACGCCGGGAGCCTACCAAACCGAGTATCGTGGTACCACCAACCAAGTTATCGGCGGTGATGGTTTTCTACTCAAAATCGATTCTTCGCTGTCGCAATTGACATTTTCGACACTATTGGGCGACAGTGCTATCGAAATGATTTATGCATTCAAAGTGTTGAATAACGACGATATCGTCTGTACGGGCTATACGAACTCACTTCACTTCCCTATAACAACCGATGCTATTCAAGATACGTTTCAAGGGGGGGGGTGCGATGGGTTCGTAGTGAAGTTTAACGCAACGGGTACCCGGTTGCTATATAGTACCTACCTGGGTGGTAACAATTCCGACAACCTTTGGGGAATTTGTATCGATTCGACGAATAAGATTGCGATATGTGGGAGGACACAAAGTTCGAATTACCCGACGACCGCGAACGCGATTCAACCAACATCCGGTGGCGGTTTCGACGGCATTCTCACCTATCTGGATAGCAGTTGTTCGCAGTTAGTAAATAGTACTTATCTCGGTGGTTTCAGTACCGACAATTGTTCACGCATAAGGCAGATCGGTGACGACGAATTTCTGGTCGTCGGCTTTACCGGAAGTCCTGATTTCCCCATTACCTCCACCGGTTACGATACAGCTCAAAACGGTGATTGGGACGTGTTTCTCCTGAAAATTATTCTTGATCCAGTCTCGGTCGCTACGGAGGTTTCTTCTCATCCGAATGATTTTTATTTGTACCCCAACTACCCGAATCCGTTCAATGCAACGACTCGCATTACTTACTCAACGCAGTTTCCTTCCCGGGTACGTTTGGTCGTCTACGACGTAACGGGTCGCAACGTTGCGACCTTAGCCGACACATTCCAATCGCCCGGTAAACACTCACAAGTCTTTTCACCGCATACCCTACCCTCGGGTGTCTATTTTGTCCAGCTCCAAGTCGGCAAGGAAGCGGTATCTCGCAAACTCGTTCTCCTAAAATAGGAACTAGTACAATCCAACGGCCTTAGGTGTATCAACCGAAGAGGAGCGCATCATGAAAATTGTCGTGAATCTTTTCGCATTAATCGTTCTCGTAGCTATATCTGCCGCAGTAGCAAACGCAGTGATCAATTTTCACGGTATGACTTGGAACGGCAATTCGGCATACGCACGGGCGTATGCGCCAAGTGGGTATTCTGGATTACAAACTGTAACGTTTTACAACGCCAAGTGGGAATGCGATCGTTGGTGGGATTCGACAGCGAGTGCGATGTGGGTCACCGGCACCTACGATTCACTGACGCATTCAGGCGATACGCTTCATTTGCGGTTCTATCGCGGCTTGAATAAGTACTATTACAACATTGCCGATACCAATGCGACACCCGATTCGATTCGGCAATTTTACAACACATTGACTAACTATTACAATAATGATATAATGGATCCATTAAGGCGAATTTATTTTGTAGAAGATTCTCTGATGCTTGCTGCGATGGGTCGGGAATATGTCTGGTATCAGTGCGATATCCGCAGCATCGATTTCCTGCGATATGGGAAATTCCGCTGGGATGTTCGGGCAAATTTCCTGAGCGATTTGAATGGCTACTTACATCCGGGATTGTGGATCTGGCATGACGATTCTATCAATACCAGTGCGACACCTGACGATACCATTTACTCGAATTGGCAACAAGCGCAAAACGAAATCGATTTTGAGTTTGGCGGATGGAGTCAACAACTTGGGGGATGGACTGACCAGAGTGGTTGGATGAATACGGCTGTCCAACCGTGGACCGGTCCGGATGCCGGGAATTGGGCTTGGTGGCCGGAACGCGGGAGAAATCTTCCGATCCAAGATGGCAGTTCGACTCATGAAATCACTTACCTACCGGAATCAATTCGATTCTTCAGTTACTGGGACACAACCGGAACCGATACATCCTGGACATTTCCCGATCCTCTGAACCCGACACCCCGCCGCGGCTACATCAATAATGCCGGATGGGGCGGTTTAGCCAGTGGTAAACCGGAACCCATTCGTACGGATTCATTAATTCTTGTGCCACGTTGCGGAATCGGCAATCGCGCCCGGATCGATTTATTGGATAAACTGCTCGGAACAGCAGAATATGACGATGGCGATTCATTCGAAATGGTTGTCACAAATTTCACGTGGACTGGCATCCCCGATCTTTCGTTTCGGGATACCGTTGGTGGGCCGTGGCCGTGGGCAACCGGTGAATGGCATCCATCGGGTTGGCATAAGTCGATGATGGTGACGACCGATTCGAATGTTACAACGACTACCATCAATTCAACCCATTCGTGCGATACCATCCGCTATGGTGAACGGGCGTGGGTGTATTGGGGGGTTCGTAACGTCGGAACCGCAACGATTCCGCCAAATGAAGGAATATCTACTTCGTTCTATGATAATGACGAATTACTCTTTACCCGGCAGCGCTTGGATTCGTTAGCGATTGGTGCAACCCTCTACGATTCGGTACAACTATCTTTAGAACCCGGCAACCACTGGCTGAAACTGATTACTGGTGTCGAGTATGGCGGTAGCAGTTTGGAAGAATTGCGGAAAAGCAATAACGCCGACTCAATCAAGATTAATGTCACTGTTCAGGACGCATCGTTAAAGAACACTGATGGGAGTGGGTTGTCACTGCAGCGTGGCGCACACTGCACAGAAGCAAAGGTAACTGTGATGGGCACTCGATGTTTGTACTTCAGTTTGTTTACCGATTCAATTGGCAGAACTCATTGTATGTAGAATAAAAAATCTTCGTAGTTCAGGAGCTTATGTCCGGACATTGCTAATCCATCTGCTATCCATCTGCTACAAATTGGGGAAAGTACTGTGGTTCTGTTCGGAGCTACAGTGATCCATTTGAAAGCTGTTCCGTTTGGTTGGAGCCAGAAGGTCACCTCCATCGTTTCGACTTCATCCGGAACGCCGAGATCCCAGTACACTTTCTCTTACGATTGTCTACTCCATTCTACAACCTTCCGTTATCAAGCTCGTGAATTGGAGAAAGATTCTTAGTTGGGTTTCCTCTAAAATGAGAATGAGGAATTTTCCGCAATGATTGAGTGATATGACACAAGTTGAAAGTGTGGAAAGTTATGAGAAGGGTTTCTTGTTACTTTGGGCTCCACAATTCTTTTCTATGTACTGTAATAATAATTACATAGAATATCGTTGCGTTCTTTTTGCCGTATCGGGTGACTACACAAAGAAACGGCACAGCTCTTGCACAGCTCAGGTTGTCAAAAAACCAAGCCCTACGTGAATTGGTTCACTTTGTCAAAGTTTTTATTTTACTTGTTTGTTAGGAGGATAATACGTGAAGTCCACGCTCACCTTCGTGGTGGCAATCCTATGTTTCGCTGGGCTCTCGTTTGCGCAGATTAGCGGCACGCCGCACGATCTCTCTTCCGCTACCAGCGGTTCCAACGCTTACTACTCCAATCAATCGCAAATCTGCATTTTTTGTCATACGCCACACGCTGCCTCATCCGCTCGCACTCAATTGTGGAATCGCAGCGAACCTGCTGGAACATTTCAAGTTTACTCCAGCCCGACGATGAATGCTTTTGATCCAACCGGTCCGATACCCAATGTGACAGGTTCTTCACTGATGTGTTTGTCCTGTCATGACGGTGTTACTGCATTAAACTCATTGGTCTATAACGGTAGACATGGTGTTCCTCAAATGACAGGTGGAAATACGCTTACCGGACTCGCCAATTTGAATGACGCCAGTGGATTAACCAACGATCACCCGGTTTCGATTAATTATGCAACCGCTGCCGCAGCTGATGCTGAATTGCGTCCGATTGGCACTTTGCCCGGCTGGGCAATCAAAGATGGCAACTCGATTCAATGTTCAAGTTGCCATAATGTTCACTCTTTTGGCGCAACTTCGGACATGCAACCTTTCTTGAATGCATCGAAGACGGGTTCCGCACTTTGCTTGCAGTGCCATATTAAGTAAACCGGTAGTTTAGCTGCGTCCAGTTCAGTAAGACGAAGCGATCTTAAACGACATAGCTTTTTTTTTTACAGGGAATCAGTGTCATGAAACGTCATTACGTCGGAATCCTAATGGTGGCATTAGCACTTTCTTTGTGCTGTGCGCTAGTTGCAAATGCCCAAATCGTTGGCACGAAGCACGACTTATCGCTAAACGGCGGTGGATATTGGGCTGGTAACGACCCGGCAAATCAAGTTTGTGTCTATTGCCATACGCCCCACGCCGCATCGACGACCCAAAAGCCGTTGTGGAATCGTGCTGCAACCGCAGAAACTTTCATTCCGTACACCAGCTTGTCCTACAATGGTGGAAATTACGCAGCCGACCCGACCGGACATCAACCCATGGGTGAATCGAAACTTTGCCTTTCTTGCCATGATGGTATCACGGCACTAAATGCATTACTTCACACCTATGGTCCCCCCATCCAAATGGTTGGTGGTTTCGACCAATTGGGTGATGTATATTACCCCGGTTCCCCTTACTCTACGGGAATGGGTGCGAACATCGGTGAAAACTTTCCCGGCGGCGCTGGTTCCGGCCATACGATCAACAACTTAGCAAACGATCACCCGGTTTCGTTTGCGTTCAACAACGCTTTGATTTTGGAAGATGCAGGTGGCGGCGCAGCTCAACTGCAGTTACCAGCAACCGGCAGCGCAATCAAACTGTTTGGCACGAATGGCGACCAACTCGAGTGCAGCTCCTGCCACAATGTTCACAGCAACACCAACGCACCATTCCTTGCGATGAGCAACAACGGAAGTGCGATCTGTTTAACTTGCCACATTAAGTAGTCTTAATCGGCTAAGCATAGATAGAACTAAGTATTGTGAGTACCTCACCCTCTAATATCAGTTACCATCAGAGGGTACTGAATCAAAAAAAGTGCCACTCTCCAGACCTTTGGGGAGTGGTTCTTTGCTTGATTACATCATTTTTTTTTTGTGTCAC
This region of bacterium genomic DNA includes:
- a CDS encoding cytochrome c3 family protein, with the translated sequence MKSTLTFVVAILCFAGLSFAQISGTPHDLSSATSGSNAYYSNQSQICIFCHTPHAASSARTQLWNRSEPAGTFQVYSSPTMNAFDPTGPIPNVTGSSLMCLSCHDGVTALNSLVYNGRHGVPQMTGGNTLTGLANLNDASGLTNDHPVSINYATAAAADAELRPIGTLPGWAIKDGNSIQCSSCHNVHSFGATSDMQPFLNASKTGSALCLQCHIK
- a CDS encoding cytochrome c3 family protein, which translates into the protein MKRHYVGILMVALALSLCCALVANAQIVGTKHDLSLNGGGYWAGNDPANQVCVYCHTPHAASTTQKPLWNRAATAETFIPYTSLSYNGGNYAADPTGHQPMGESKLCLSCHDGITALNALLHTYGPPIQMVGGFDQLGDVYYPGSPYSTGMGANIGENFPGGAGSGHTINNLANDHPVSFAFNNALILEDAGGGAAQLQLPATGSAIKLFGTNGDQLECSSCHNVHSNTNAPFLAMSNNGSAICLTCHIK
- a CDS encoding T9SS type A sorting domain-containing protein — protein: GTVHRQKMSDGVKDSSRDRRPCLSDDNVRDMVPESRTTVGKSFTNSTDKSVCRTDSGRTPSPESRTPTNGTPIAQSPLPIAELLLPTSLGELRTALPSVYQISANGTRNEIDAVFELTDKNTFGITLPNGYNPDHSLRIDPLVYSTFLGGGNTDIAQDVLVDRSGMIYCGGETTSTDYPLTPGAVQPFYLGMYDCVVTKFNSACTQLLFSTYLGGSSMDALLAMALANDDGIYFTGSSMSPNFPTTRNAYDRTFNGGEGDGDAIIVHLNSSGNELLASSFFGGTDNENSGFILRSPSNYIYIGGYTKSPDLPVTAGAFDTSFTPITNCYLAKFDASISSLLACTFIGDSGGQLLFHAELSRDGSILAAGTTTCAAFPTTPGAYQTEYRGTTNQVIGGDGFLLKIDSSLSQLTFSTLLGDSAIEMIYAFKVLNNDDIVCTGYTNSLHFPITTDAIQDTFQGGGCDGFVVKFNATGTRLLYSTYLGGNNSDNLWGICIDSTNKIAICGRTQSSNYPTTANAIQPTSGGGFDGILTYLDSSCSQLVNSTYLGGFSTDNCSRIRQIGDDEFLVVGFTGSPDFPITSTGYDTAQNGDWDVFLLKIILDPVSVATEVSSHPNDFYLYPNYPNPFNATTRITYSTQFPSRVRLVVYDVTGRNVATLADTFQSPGKHSQVFSPHTLPSGVYFVQLQVGKEAVSRKLVLLK